A region of Shewanella psychromarinicola DNA encodes the following proteins:
- a CDS encoding lyase family protein, giving the protein MSKMRIEHDSMGNIQVPEDVYYQAQTQRARDNFQFSERRFPVAALLALLDIKLAAAQANSQLGLLDSTMATAIQQAITASKQLDFSQHFPIDLFQTGSGTSSNMNVNEVIASLASDILQAEVHPNDHVNMGQSSNDVIPACIHISTVRRLKWQLHPAIMALSDRLQHLAVQHSNLVKTGRTHLMDAMPITLGQELQCWQQQLNSAQDRIQQVELTLNYLPLGGTAVGTGVNCDPRFAELACYYLQMQDPHPWQAAANPALYMSSQDHTLAMASALKGLAVTLMKIANDLRWMNSGPIAGLHEISLTALQPGSSIMPGKVNPVIPEAIAMIAAEVMGNEATITIAAQSGNFQLNVMLPLIADKLLSSIDLLTHACQAMTDKVFAEFQPNVDNLTQALQKNPILATALNSVLGYDMAANIAKRADAEHKSVLEIALEETELGESELKAILDPLHLAKPHQ; this is encoded by the coding sequence ATGAGCAAGATGCGTATAGAACATGACAGTATGGGTAATATCCAGGTACCAGAGGATGTTTATTATCAGGCGCAAACTCAACGCGCGCGGGATAACTTCCAGTTTTCTGAACGGCGTTTTCCGGTAGCGGCGTTACTCGCCTTACTCGATATAAAATTAGCAGCAGCACAAGCCAATAGCCAGCTCGGCTTGCTTGATAGCACCATGGCAACAGCCATTCAGCAAGCCATTACTGCCAGTAAACAGCTTGATTTTTCGCAGCATTTCCCGATTGACCTGTTCCAAACGGGCTCCGGCACCAGTTCTAATATGAATGTTAATGAAGTGATTGCCAGCCTCGCCAGCGACATTTTGCAGGCAGAAGTTCACCCCAATGATCATGTCAATATGGGTCAAAGCAGCAATGATGTCATACCTGCCTGTATTCACATCAGCACAGTTCGGCGTTTAAAGTGGCAACTGCATCCGGCCATTATGGCTCTGAGTGACAGATTGCAGCATTTGGCTGTGCAGCATTCAAATCTGGTCAAAACGGGTCGCACCCATTTAATGGACGCCATGCCCATCACCCTAGGTCAGGAGCTGCAATGTTGGCAACAACAACTCAACAGTGCTCAAGATAGGATCCAGCAGGTGGAACTGACCTTGAATTATTTACCTTTGGGCGGCACAGCCGTCGGCACGGGGGTTAATTGCGATCCACGTTTTGCCGAACTGGCTTGTTACTACCTGCAAATGCAAGATCCGCATCCCTGGCAAGCGGCGGCAAACCCGGCCTTGTATATGAGTAGTCAAGATCACACTCTAGCCATGGCTTCGGCGCTCAAAGGATTAGCGGTCACCTTAATGAAAATCGCCAATGATTTGCGCTGGATGAATTCCGGCCCTATCGCCGGATTACACGAAATTAGCTTAACGGCGCTGCAACCGGGCTCATCGATAATGCCCGGCAAGGTCAACCCTGTGATCCCCGAAGCCATAGCCATGATTGCCGCTGAAGTGATGGGTAATGAAGCTACCATAACCATCGCGGCTCAATCGGGTAATTTTCAGTTAAATGTCATGCTGCCACTGATTGCCGATAAGTTGCTATCCAGCATCGATTTATTGACCCATGCCTGCCAAGCCATGACAGACAAAGTGTTTGCCGAGTTTCAACCTAATGTCGATAATTTAACCCAAGCATTGCAGAAAAACCCCATTCTTGCCACCGCACTCAATTCAGTACTGGGCTACGATATGGCCGCTAACATTGCCAAGCGTGCTGATGCAGAGCATAAATCTGTTTTAGAAATTGCACTTGAAGAAACCGAACTGGGCGAAAGTGAACTAAAAGCCATACTCGATCCCTTGCATCTGGCAAAACCCCATCAATAA
- a CDS encoding sll1863 family stress response protein, which produces MKQVYEKKLQAQLDEWSAEINKLRAKADGAAADKQLEYYKKIEELQAMQVTATNKLTELKNASDDAWEDLKVGIDSAWDSLGHAFKSATSRFK; this is translated from the coding sequence ATGAAACAAGTATACGAAAAGAAATTACAGGCACAATTAGACGAGTGGAGTGCGGAGATCAACAAACTCAGAGCAAAAGCCGACGGTGCAGCAGCTGATAAACAACTTGAATACTATAAGAAAATTGAGGAACTGCAAGCTATGCAGGTAACTGCCACCAATAAGCTTACCGAGCTTAAGAACGCGAGTGACGATGCTTGGGAGGACCTTAAAGTCGGTATTGATAGTGCGTGGGATTCTCTTGGTCATGCATTTAAGTCTGCGACTTCAAGATTCAAGTAA
- a CDS encoding LysR family transcriptional regulator: MNIRNRDINLLYLFQILYQEGLASIAAERLAISQPALSHRLNKLRKEFDDPLFVRGIKGLVPTPKAHAIAPQISRLVSELEHFYQSELDVPLDKVKDVIHIYTTDYMESILLPKLLSEIQKIMPFVQIVTHNTQGKLPRKMLENGQCDIAIAGFYSDLPSTFYQQKLKEERLNVLARQDHPIIGDTLSLDAYLECKHIVTTLTGDLNGVVDKALSLMGKQRNVISGISSFMIPAQIVSQSDFILTCLDSVADQAMDQFANLQRFNSPVQLSTVNVFQIWHERTQHDAIRAQVRKMIHSILDENGIDR; the protein is encoded by the coding sequence ATGAATATTAGAAATCGTGATATTAACCTTCTCTATTTGTTTCAGATTTTGTATCAAGAAGGGCTCGCCTCGATAGCCGCAGAAAGATTGGCGATAAGCCAACCCGCACTGAGCCACAGGCTCAATAAGTTAAGAAAGGAGTTTGACGATCCCTTATTCGTTAGGGGAATAAAAGGCCTAGTCCCAACCCCCAAGGCGCATGCTATTGCGCCACAAATATCTCGCTTGGTGAGTGAGCTAGAACACTTTTATCAATCTGAATTAGACGTTCCTTTAGATAAAGTGAAAGATGTGATCCATATTTATACAACCGATTATATGGAAAGCATCCTGCTACCTAAATTGCTATCTGAAATTCAAAAAATCATGCCTTTTGTGCAGATTGTGACTCATAATACCCAGGGGAAATTGCCCAGAAAAATGCTAGAAAATGGCCAATGTGATATCGCGATTGCTGGATTTTACTCAGATCTCCCCAGTACTTTTTATCAGCAAAAGTTAAAAGAAGAACGATTGAATGTGTTAGCCAGACAAGACCATCCAATCATTGGTGACACACTCTCCCTCGATGCCTACCTAGAATGCAAGCATATCGTGACCACGCTCACGGGAGATCTCAATGGTGTTGTTGATAAAGCCTTGTCACTGATGGGAAAACAGAGAAATGTTATCTCTGGTATATCAAGCTTTATGATCCCTGCACAGATAGTGAGTCAATCAGATTTTATATTGACTTGTCTCGATTCAGTTGCCGATCAGGCCATGGATCAATTTGCTAACTTACAGCGCTTTAATAGTCCAGTACAACTATCGACTGTCAATGTGTTTCAAATTTGGCATGAACGAACCCAGCATGATGCCATAAGGGCGCAGGTTCGAAAAATGATCCATTCTATTCTTGATGAAAATGGCATAGATCGTTGA
- a CDS encoding L-dopachrome tautomerase-related protein, protein MQKTFTGLLLTLVVSGCGLLENTNTDQNVEKAATLAQLETVLELPFRPGNVSATKSGRVFATVHPFAGEQGIQLLEVTGPNSYQPWPSSKVQSPKGQYSENTIDTPLGITKDKQGGLWIVDMGLHIGKTRIWGFDIDSGELISKIVLPTDIAPANSFVQDLVVDRERGWVYLADLANPGILAVELATNKVRRFGNHPSLKPEVNAKMVINGQAVMFGGKPANTGINPITLSADGETLFFGAMNGRTWYSVPAKLFRDGVADDVIAHHITRVGEKPISDGATTDSFGNHFITNLNENGIDKLSANGVFTPFIRDARLNWPDNVSADDNGWLYISVNQLHKSPRFNDGADIGKAPYYIYRVWANTQ, encoded by the coding sequence ATGCAAAAAACGTTTACGGGCCTACTACTGACACTCGTAGTTTCAGGTTGTGGTTTATTAGAAAACACCAATACCGACCAAAACGTCGAAAAGGCAGCCACTCTTGCTCAGCTAGAAACCGTTCTTGAACTGCCTTTTCGCCCTGGTAATGTGAGTGCCACAAAATCCGGTAGAGTCTTTGCCACAGTCCACCCCTTTGCTGGTGAACAAGGTATACAACTACTGGAGGTGACGGGGCCAAACAGCTATCAACCTTGGCCATCAAGCAAGGTGCAGTCCCCAAAAGGCCAATACAGTGAAAATACCATTGATACACCACTGGGTATCACTAAAGATAAGCAAGGCGGTTTGTGGATCGTAGACATGGGACTGCATATCGGTAAAACCCGAATTTGGGGTTTTGATATCGACAGTGGTGAATTAATCAGCAAAATTGTTCTGCCAACGGATATCGCACCTGCTAACAGCTTTGTTCAGGATTTAGTGGTAGACCGTGAAAGAGGTTGGGTTTATTTAGCCGATTTGGCCAATCCCGGCATACTCGCGGTGGAATTGGCAACCAATAAGGTCCGACGTTTTGGCAACCACCCATCATTAAAGCCCGAAGTTAACGCTAAAATGGTGATTAATGGTCAAGCCGTCATGTTTGGCGGTAAGCCAGCCAACACAGGCATCAACCCAATCACCTTATCTGCTGACGGAGAAACATTGTTTTTCGGTGCAATGAATGGCAGAACTTGGTATAGCGTACCGGCTAAATTGTTCCGTGATGGTGTCGCCGATGACGTTATTGCCCATCATATTACACGCGTAGGTGAGAAACCGATTTCAGACGGTGCCACAACGGATAGCTTTGGCAATCATTTCATTACTAACTTAAATGAAAATGGCATCGATAAGTTGAGTGCTAACGGAGTGTTTACCCCATTTATCAGAGATGCTCGCCTAAATTGGCCAGACAATGTATCGGCTGATGATAACGGCTGGCTCTACATTTCAGTCAACCAACTGCACAAATCTCCGCGCTTTAATGACGGAGCGGATATAGGCAAAGCGCCATATTATATTTACCGTGTATGGGCTAATACTCAATAA
- a CDS encoding alkene reductase: MTSNLFQSFQLNDAITLQNRILMAPLTRCMADDNLVPTKAMADYYARRADTGLIISEAVVIRPDAQGNPNVPGLFTPEQIEGWRQVTDAVHANGGKMFAQLWHTGRLAHSYFYGGGDILAPSALAIEGTVPRQRELVYETPKAVTIEDIEQLIKDYSQAAANAIDAGFDGVEIHGANGYLVDQFLHHSSNIRQDKFGGSPENMTRFPLAVVDAISERIGEHHTALRLSPGAYHYMEEDSRDRLVFDYLLAELEQRNLAYLHVGIFDDSMIFTSLDGRVSAYMRAHYSKTLVGVGSYTPRTGSLAISEEKFDLLAIGRPLIANPDYVTKVKMGEALIEFSDDMLSQLI; the protein is encoded by the coding sequence ATGACCAGTAATTTATTCCAATCATTCCAATTGAATGATGCAATAACACTACAAAACAGAATTCTTATGGCACCACTCACTCGTTGTATGGCAGACGATAATTTGGTGCCAACCAAAGCGATGGCTGACTATTATGCCCGTCGTGCCGATACCGGTTTAATTATTTCAGAAGCGGTCGTCATTCGACCGGACGCTCAGGGAAACCCTAATGTACCGGGTCTGTTTACCCCTGAGCAAATTGAAGGATGGCGACAAGTTACCGATGCAGTCCATGCCAATGGAGGGAAAATGTTCGCTCAGCTATGGCATACCGGTAGACTTGCACATTCTTATTTTTATGGTGGCGGTGATATTTTAGCCCCATCAGCACTAGCGATTGAAGGCACAGTGCCTCGTCAGCGTGAATTAGTGTATGAAACACCTAAAGCCGTCACAATAGAAGATATTGAACAACTGATTAAAGATTATAGTCAGGCAGCTGCAAATGCTATTGACGCCGGTTTTGATGGTGTTGAAATTCATGGTGCAAATGGTTATCTCGTTGATCAGTTTCTTCACCATAGTAGCAATATTCGCCAAGATAAATTTGGTGGTTCGCCTGAAAATATGACCCGCTTTCCATTAGCGGTTGTTGATGCCATTTCAGAGCGTATTGGTGAACATCACACCGCACTTCGCCTATCACCCGGCGCTTATCATTATATGGAAGAGGACTCTCGTGACCGCCTCGTTTTCGACTACCTGCTTGCTGAGCTTGAACAACGCAACTTAGCTTACCTACATGTTGGGATTTTTGATGACAGCATGATCTTTACATCATTGGATGGCAGAGTATCAGCATATATGCGTGCTCATTACAGCAAGACACTTGTGGGTGTGGGTAGCTATACGCCACGAACCGGGAGCCTGGCTATTAGCGAAGAAAAATTTGATTTACTTGCCATAGGTCGTCCGCTTATTGCCAATCCTGATTACGTTACCAAAGTAAAAATGGGCGAAGCGTTAATTGAATTTTCAGACGATATGCTCTCGCAATTGATTTAA
- a CDS encoding putative quinol monooxygenase translates to MSNKLTIVARIEANNDKVERVKAELLKLIEPTLKETGCIQYHLHQDNEKPSVFVFYEIWESRALWQQHLSSVHILEHRSAVDGAISSFTLNEMTHL, encoded by the coding sequence ATGAGCAATAAATTGACAATCGTAGCAAGAATTGAAGCTAACAACGACAAAGTCGAACGGGTTAAAGCTGAGCTATTAAAGCTAATTGAACCCACGTTAAAAGAAACGGGCTGTATTCAATATCACTTACACCAAGACAACGAAAAACCTAGCGTATTTGTATTCTATGAAATATGGGAAAGTCGAGCGCTTTGGCAGCAACACCTGAGCAGTGTTCACATTCTTGAGCATAGAAGTGCCGTCGATGGTGCTATTTCATCTTTTACCCTAAATGAAATGACTCATCTATAG
- the ansB gene encoding L-asparaginase 2, whose product MKFSMRKLLLSVTLGLFISSAAQALPQVHIIATGGTIAGVGQSATESTYQSGEVGVNSLIAAVPEMKQLADIQGEQLVKIGSQDMNDKVWLALAKRINILLADKSVDGIVITHGTDTLEETAYFLNLTVKSDKPVVLVGAMRPSTAMSADGPMNLYNAVAIAANPESKGRGVLVVMNDTVLNARDVTKTNTTGVHTFAAPNFGPLGVLHNSKVEYMGNTERKHTTQTPFDISKLDKLPKVGIVYNYANASDLPAKVMVEAGFDGIVSAGVGNGNMYHSIFDTLAQASKKGILVVRSSRVPTGATTLDAEIDDDKYGFIAAGNLNPQKARILLMLSLTQSKDPQQIQRWFQTF is encoded by the coding sequence ATGAAATTTTCTATGCGTAAGCTCTTGCTTTCAGTCACCTTGGGGTTATTTATCTCCTCTGCGGCGCAGGCACTTCCACAGGTACACATTATTGCCACTGGTGGGACTATTGCTGGGGTGGGCCAGTCGGCCACTGAGTCTACTTATCAGTCTGGAGAGGTGGGGGTTAATAGTTTAATTGCGGCTGTGCCAGAGATGAAACAACTTGCCGATATCCAAGGTGAGCAACTGGTTAAAATCGGTTCACAGGACATGAACGATAAAGTTTGGCTAGCTTTAGCCAAGCGGATTAATATTTTACTGGCCGATAAAAGTGTCGACGGCATCGTCATTACCCACGGTACCGACACCTTAGAAGAAACCGCCTATTTTTTGAATCTAACTGTTAAGAGCGATAAGCCTGTCGTACTCGTTGGTGCAATGCGTCCATCAACCGCGATGAGTGCCGATGGTCCGATGAATCTTTATAACGCGGTTGCCATCGCTGCTAACCCTGAATCTAAAGGCCGAGGTGTTTTAGTCGTAATGAACGATACCGTACTTAACGCCCGCGATGTGACTAAGACTAATACTACCGGAGTGCACACCTTTGCCGCGCCTAATTTTGGTCCACTTGGCGTCCTTCATAACAGTAAGGTTGAATACATGGGCAACACTGAGCGTAAACATACGACTCAAACGCCTTTTGATATCAGTAAACTCGACAAGCTACCAAAGGTAGGCATCGTTTATAACTACGCTAATGCCAGTGATTTACCCGCCAAAGTTATGGTTGAAGCGGGATTTGATGGCATAGTGAGTGCTGGTGTGGGTAACGGTAACATGTACCACTCTATATTCGACACGTTAGCTCAGGCGAGTAAAAAAGGGATTTTAGTTGTTCGCTCTAGCCGCGTACCAACGGGTGCTACGACTCTTGATGCCGAGATAGATGATGACAAATATGGCTTTATCGCTGCAGGCAATCTTAATCCACAAAAAGCCCGTATTCTGTTGATGCTATCTTTAACCCAAAGCAAAGATCCTCAACAAATTCAGCGTTGGTTCCAGACGTTTTAG
- the aspA gene encoding aspartate ammonia-lyase has protein sequence MKDTNNVRIEEDLLGNKEVSNEFYYGIHTLRAIENFKLSNQKISDVPELVRGMMLTKKAAAMANSELGVVNPEIADKIIEACDLILTTGRFVDQFPVDVYQGGAGTSVNMNTNEVLANVALELMGLEKGRYDVINPNDHVNKCQSTNDAYPTGFRIAVINSTDTLLDALTDLISAFDTKTKEFETVLKMGRTQLQDAVPMTLGQEFHAFAVTLREEIKSIKRCQELLLEVNLGATAIGTGLNTPEGYSSLAIKRLAEITGRNYVPAEDLIEATSDCGAYVMLHSAIKRMAIKMSKICNDLRLLSSGPRTGLKEINLPELQAGSSIMPAKVNPVIPEVVNQVAFKVVGNDITITMAAEAGQLQLNVMEPVIGQAMFESLSLMGNACVTLREKCVEGITANPEICMNHVMNSIGIVTYLNPIIGHHEGDIIGKICAQTGKNVREVVLERGLLTVEELDEILSVENLMHPKFQAKRNTSKTKV, from the coding sequence ATGAAAGATACTAATAACGTACGGATCGAAGAAGACTTATTGGGTAATAAAGAAGTTTCCAATGAATTCTATTACGGAATACACACATTACGTGCCATCGAAAACTTTAAACTAAGTAATCAAAAAATTTCCGATGTCCCTGAATTAGTTCGAGGCATGATGCTGACAAAAAAAGCGGCTGCCATGGCTAATAGCGAATTGGGTGTCGTTAACCCCGAAATCGCCGATAAGATTATTGAAGCCTGCGATCTGATCCTCACAACAGGGCGATTCGTCGATCAATTCCCAGTCGATGTTTATCAGGGTGGCGCTGGAACTTCGGTGAACATGAATACCAATGAGGTATTAGCCAACGTAGCATTAGAACTCATGGGGCTAGAAAAAGGCCGTTATGATGTCATCAATCCTAATGACCATGTTAATAAGTGCCAATCCACTAATGATGCTTATCCAACGGGTTTTAGAATTGCAGTGATCAACAGCACTGATACCCTACTAGACGCATTAACCGATCTCATCAGTGCTTTTGATACTAAAACCAAAGAATTTGAGACCGTCTTAAAAATGGGCCGCACTCAGTTACAAGACGCAGTGCCTATGACATTAGGCCAAGAGTTTCATGCCTTTGCTGTCACGCTGCGAGAAGAGATTAAATCCATCAAGCGTTGCCAAGAATTATTACTCGAAGTGAATTTAGGCGCAACGGCCATTGGTACGGGTCTTAATACCCCAGAAGGTTACTCCTCACTGGCCATTAAACGTCTGGCGGAAATAACTGGACGCAACTATGTGCCAGCGGAAGATTTGATTGAAGCGACATCGGATTGTGGCGCCTACGTCATGCTACACAGTGCTATTAAGCGTATGGCTATTAAAATGTCCAAAATCTGTAATGATTTGCGCTTGCTTTCGTCGGGTCCACGTACCGGTCTCAAAGAGATCAATTTACCTGAGTTGCAAGCGGGTTCATCTATCATGCCCGCCAAGGTCAACCCTGTAATCCCAGAGGTCGTTAATCAGGTCGCCTTTAAGGTTGTCGGTAACGATATCACTATTACTATGGCCGCCGAAGCGGGCCAATTACAACTTAACGTAATGGAACCTGTCATTGGTCAGGCGATGTTTGAGTCACTCAGTCTTATGGGGAATGCCTGTGTCACGCTGCGCGAGAAGTGTGTTGAAGGGATCACTGCCAACCCAGAAATCTGTATGAACCATGTGATGAACTCCATCGGTATCGTGACTTACCTTAACCCAATTATCGGCCACCATGAAGGTGACATTATCGGCAAAATTTGCGCCCAAACGGGTAAAAATGTTCGCGAAGTGGTGTTAGAGCGCGGTTTATTAACCGTTGAAGAACTAGATGAAATTCTCTCGGTTGAAAATCTGATGCATCCTAAGTTTCAGGCTAAACGAAATACGAGCAAAACCAAAGTGTAA
- a CDS encoding anaerobic C4-dicarboxylate transporter: protein MIILEIIIVLGSIYLGARMGSMGIGFAGGLGVLILTMGLGLTPGTIPIDVILIIMSVITAIAAMQESGGMDYLVSLAEKLLRKHPKQITFLAPVVTYFMTLFAGTGHTAFSTLPVIAEVAKEQGIRPSRPLSIAVVASQVAITASPISAAVVFFSGILEPFGVDYLVLLAICIPSTFIACMVGAVIANVMGKPLAEDPVYQDRLAKGLIKKRGKTQINIKDGAKRSVVIFLTAIATVMIYATAISEKVGLIVDPVLPRNSAIMVIMLTAAAAITIICKLDASKISNAATFKSGMSACVCVLGVAWLGDTFVSNHIDEIKGFAGTLLQNQPWLLSVTLFFASMLLYSQGATTKALMPAALAIGVSPLTAIASFAAVSALFVLPTYPTLLAAVEMDDTGSTRIGKAVFNHPFLIPGVVTIATSVALAFLFGGMVL from the coding sequence ATGATTATATTAGAAATAATTATTGTACTTGGGTCGATTTACCTAGGTGCAAGAATGGGTAGCATGGGGATCGGCTTTGCTGGCGGTCTCGGGGTACTGATACTGACAATGGGACTTGGACTGACACCGGGGACTATACCGATTGATGTGATCCTAATCATTATGTCGGTAATCACCGCCATTGCAGCCATGCAAGAATCGGGTGGGATGGACTATCTCGTCTCACTAGCAGAGAAGTTATTACGTAAACATCCAAAACAAATCACCTTTCTGGCACCTGTCGTCACTTACTTTATGACACTCTTTGCGGGAACGGGTCACACAGCATTTTCAACCTTACCTGTTATTGCCGAAGTGGCAAAAGAGCAAGGTATACGTCCATCTCGCCCTCTCTCTATTGCAGTTGTAGCATCTCAAGTCGCCATTACCGCCTCACCTATTTCGGCGGCAGTTGTGTTCTTCTCGGGCATCCTAGAACCCTTTGGAGTGGATTATTTAGTACTCCTAGCCATATGTATCCCTTCAACTTTTATCGCCTGTATGGTCGGGGCCGTCATAGCCAATGTAATGGGTAAACCACTCGCGGAAGATCCTGTCTACCAAGATCGTTTGGCCAAAGGATTAATCAAAAAACGCGGTAAAACCCAAATTAATATTAAAGACGGTGCTAAACGTTCAGTAGTGATTTTTTTGACAGCGATTGCGACCGTGATGATTTATGCCACTGCAATTTCGGAAAAAGTGGGATTAATTGTTGATCCTGTTTTGCCTCGCAACTCAGCCATCATGGTGATAATGCTAACTGCAGCTGCAGCTATTACGATTATTTGTAAATTAGACGCAAGCAAAATATCGAATGCTGCCACCTTTAAATCAGGTATGTCTGCCTGTGTCTGTGTGTTGGGCGTTGCGTGGTTAGGCGATACTTTTGTTTCTAATCATATTGATGAAATCAAAGGTTTTGCCGGTACTTTATTGCAAAATCAGCCTTGGTTATTGTCGGTAACCCTATTCTTCGCTTCTATGCTGCTCTATTCACAAGGGGCCACAACTAAAGCGCTGATGCCTGCAGCCTTAGCTATTGGTGTAAGTCCTTTGACTGCTATTGCCTCTTTCGCTGCGGTAAGTGCGTTGTTTGTATTACCTACCTATCCAACACTACTGGCTGCTGTCGAGATGGATGACACCGGTTCGACTCGAATTGGTAAAGCTGTATTTAACCACCCATTCCTGATCCCAGGAGTGGTGACCATTGCTACCAGTGTCGCGTTAGCTTTCTTGTTTGGCGGCATGGTTTTATAG
- a CDS encoding fumarate reductase cytochrome b subunit has translation MSTKTRVPTAINGGPFGQAWSARADGLQSLAGILLGAFLLVHMHFEASILLGKETFFHVVQLLEGSMFSSTGHGFQIVTQIFSVFILVLVVVHAALALRRFPVQIGQWRALRGFMSNIKHKDTRAWYWQMITGFVLFFLVSAHLGTMILNPEIGPHLSAERVYDGHAWLLYIVFLPVVLVHGIIGLYRVILKWGISSNRPLIRKIAQILIIYLLCLGSLSLITYISIGSELLHPVQPFMPK, from the coding sequence ATGTCAACAAAAACGCGTGTTCCAACCGCCATAAATGGCGGACCATTTGGGCAAGCTTGGTCGGCGAGAGCCGACGGTTTACAAAGTTTGGCCGGTATTTTACTGGGCGCTTTCTTATTAGTGCATATGCATTTTGAGGCAAGCATTTTATTAGGCAAAGAAACCTTCTTTCATGTCGTGCAGTTACTGGAAGGTAGCATGTTTAGTTCTACGGGGCATGGCTTCCAGATAGTGACACAAATCTTTTCGGTCTTTATTTTAGTGTTAGTTGTCGTTCACGCAGCACTGGCATTACGTCGTTTTCCGGTGCAAATAGGTCAATGGCGGGCACTGCGTGGCTTTATGTCCAATATAAAACATAAAGATACTCGAGCATGGTACTGGCAGATGATCACTGGGTTCGTGTTATTTTTCTTAGTATCCGCGCACCTTGGGACTATGATTTTGAATCCTGAAATTGGTCCACACCTCTCGGCCGAACGAGTCTATGATGGCCACGCTTGGCTCTTATATATCGTCTTCCTTCCGGTCGTATTAGTACATGGCATCATTGGGTTATACCGCGTGATATTAAAATGGGGAATAAGCAGTAACCGTCCCCTCATCCGCAAAATAGCTCAGATTTTGATCATCTATTTACTCTGTTTAGGCTCATTAAGTCTAATTACTTACATCTCTATTGGCAGTGAATTATTACATCCAGTACAGCCATTTATGCCTAAGTAA